The Falco biarmicus isolate bFalBia1 chromosome 1, bFalBia1.pri, whole genome shotgun sequence DNA segment GCTACGACTTCGGCGGGTGCCGGCGGCGGTATTACCGGCAGAGCCTCGGCCTGCTGCGGGACGCCGTGGAAGCGTGGGCCGCCGAGAGGCCGCCGCTCGCCTTCGTGCTGCAGCTGGGCGACAGCATCGACGGCCTCAACGCGCGGCACGGCGCGGCCGAGGCCGCCCTGGAGCGGGTGCTGGCGGTGCTGGGGCGGCTGCCGGTGCCGGTGCACCACGCCTGGGGCAACCACGAGCTCTACAACTTCAGCCGGGCCCGCCTAGCGCGCAGCGGCCTCTCGGCGGCGGTGGCCAGGCCGCCGGGCAGGGACTGCCAGGCCTGTCACTGCAGCCCGGCCGGGGACAACCAGGCCTGTCACTGCAGCCCAGTCGGGGACAACCAGGCCTGTCACTTCAGCCCGGCCGGGGACTGCCAGGCCTATCACTTCAGCCCGGCCGTGCGGGTCCGCGTTGTCGTGCTCGACGCCTACGACCTGAGCATCCTGGGCAGGGAGCCGGACAGCCCCCGGTACCAGGAGTCCCTGCGGCTGCTGCGGGAGAAGAACCCCAACGACAACCTCAACAGCCCTGCAGGTACCCCCAGCATGGCCCTTGACAGGCAGCTGAACCCCAGCTCCCCATGATGCCCGGGGGCCCAGCATGCACCCAGTCCCTGTCCacctccctgccaccctgctgctggctgagcaccACTCGGGGGGCTCCAGGTGGGCCTCCCCCCTACCTGCCATGCCACCCTGCTGCCTTTGGGATGGGCTGACATTGTGCTGTGCGCTCCGCAGCATCAGAACCAAAGGCAGTTGTTGGTGCAGAGTGTGGAGTGatgcccaccccaccccacgctgggggcagggggacaccCAAGAGTGGAAATCCCATGCATGCAGTGTGACCAAAATACTCCCAAAAtgctgacaaatatttttttcttggttgtcCAAGGAAGCTGGACTTTTGAtcaaagagatttaaaaaaaaaagttataagaCTAAACCATCTATGGTAATGTGACTTGCACAAGGCGAGCCAACATGGGAGCCACAAGAGGTGTATGCACCTATGCCTAACCTTCTTTTTCACTGCAGGACTCGAAGAACCTCAGTTTGTGGAGTTTAATGGAGGATTTAGCCAAGCCCAGCTGGACTGGTTCAATGAAGTCCTCAAGTTCTCTgatgaaaaccaagaaaaagttGTAGTTATGGGTAGGTGGATATGGGGGATGTATGGCGATATATGCAAAAAAAGGTTACATAGCCAATGCGTATTAGCTCAGGAAAACATGTAGCAGCTTTGTTGCTGCACTGAGTTACACATGTAACCTGTGAAGTAGGAAAATAGTAATCATGACTCACAGTGGAGTGAGCTTTCGGTGTAGTTAGGTGTCTGAATTTCCGAGGAATGAATGCAGAGTTTGATTACAGTTAAAGTAACTCTCCTGCTTCTTTCCCTCTCAACTGCAGGTCATCTGCCCATTCACCCAGATGCTTCAGACAGAGTTT contains these protein-coding regions:
- the ADPRM gene encoding manganese-dependent ADP-ribose/CDP-alcohol diphosphatase, with product MAAAPPLLCFGVIADIQYADAEDGYDFGGCRRRYYRQSLGLLRDAVEAWAAERPPLAFVLQLGDSIDGLNARHGAAEAALERVLAVLGRLPVPVHHAWGNHELYNFSRARLARSGLSAAVARPPGRDCQACHCSPAGDNQACHCSPVGDNQACHFSPAGDCQAYHFSPAVRVRVVVLDAYDLSILGREPDSPRYQESLRLLREKNPNDNLNSPAGLEEPQFVEFNGGFSQAQLDWFNEVLKFSDENQEKVVVMGHLPIHPDASDRVCLAWNYKDALSVIYSHRCVVCFLAGHLHDGGYCLDSHGVHHLTLEGVIETPPESNAFGTIYVYEDKMILKGRGRISGRVMHFRKW